The Branchiostoma lanceolatum isolate klBraLanc5 chromosome 7, klBraLanc5.hap2, whole genome shotgun sequence nucleotide sequence GTCCAGTACCGTCCTCTTCTGGACCAGCAATCTTCAGTGCCCCATGTCGTAGTCCGAGGTAGCCTTCAAGTGCTTTATCGTCAAAATCAGTTTGCGCGCTCGATTGTGTAAGCATTGATGGTTGTACTTTTCGTTCAACTGTAACTGTGGTCGTTTGTTTGACAAGTCGTACTCCACTGCCTGCAAGTGGCTTGCCATATTCGTCTAAGTCGCCTCTTTGTCCTCGTCCCGTTTTAGTAGCCGTGGGCCTACTGCCATCTTCCACATCGTCTTTTCCGGGTGCCCCCTTTTCATGGACGTCAGGATGGTAGATCTCATCTGTTATCTGTTCACCCGGCCTTGGCTCTTCTGTACCTCCGATGTCATCCTGGTCTGGGTATTCTCTTTTCATAGATGTGTCTATCTTTACTTTACCGTACTGATCTGCTTTACCTTTCTTTTGTTCATCCTCATTGGCACCTGGTCTACTTTGACCTTTCTTTTGTTCACCCTCATTGACACCTGGTCTACTTTGACCTTTCTTTTGTTCATCCTCATTGGTATTTGGTCTACCTTGACCTTTATTTTGCTCATTTTCATTGACACCTGGTCTACCCCGACCGCTTGTCGCCGTTGTTTCCTTATCATCATCAGATTTAGCATCACGCCGGTTATCGTCGTCCACTTGCATTCCCCACGCAACGCGACTGAGTTCCAGTTCATTGAGGTCAGTTTGTGACCCACCAGAACTTTTCTGCGCTGGTAGTTTGTCACGAGGTATGTGCCTTCCTGTCGGCTCAGATGTGCCATCTGAAGGTACTTGATCGGCTTGTTGACCTTTGCGTTTTCCCATACCGGACCTACCCTTTTCTGGTAAGGACTTTCCTCCGCCGGAAACGTCGTCCTCTAATAGAGAAGCTTCACCGGAACTTGGTGACCGTTTTGGCGTGGCAGACTGCTTTGCAGGAGAGGTATATGATGCATCATAGAAAGGCAAACCCTGCTCTCCTCCAGAGGACGGGTAGAATTCTGTCTCTGGTGTGTACCAACTCTCATCTGATGTACTCAACCCCTGTGTGTCGTCATTCTGCTGGCGTCCTTCTGATTCTAGATAAGCACGGGTAAGTTTCTGTGCTAGGCCTTGATATTGATGTACTTTGTCCGGATCACTAGGGACCTTGTCGTGGCTCTTAAGCAAAGATTCATCGCTAAGACTAACAGGTTCGACAGCATCGAAGTCTGTCTGTGTTCCATCGGTTTGCTTCTGAAGGGAGGGGCGACTTTCGTCGCCACTTGTGTCACCAACACCTGTGGTGAAACGAAAGTTGGATTCGTACTCGCCGTTATCCTAGATGCGAGTTAGACCATGCTGTGGGTAAGTAGTGCTatcaaacatttgaaaagagTAAACAGTATTACCATACGGTTATCTAAATTAGGTACTAATATGGCACTTCGGTTAGACATGTTTGGCACGAGGAGTTATGTTCTTGATCCTGTTGGTATATTGTTATATGTTATCGTCGGCTACCTATGTTTGACGCTTTGCTTAAGTAGCATCCCTCGACCTATATTAGGGACATATATGGCACTTGTTGCTTTTGTCACGCTTGACCGTATTCATTTGGTTGTGTTAGCAAttgtaactgtatttctgaTTTCCCTGATTTGATACAAAGAGAAGAAAGAGGATGGCTTAGAAGGGAGTGGACTGAGATCCTAAGGGTAAGTGTGGGGTCAGGGAGTCTTACCTTCTCCAGATTCGTCAATGGGGGGTTTTCCGGCCTCTCCCTGGCCGTTCTCAGGTGCAGCCTCTCCCTTGAACCATGCTGCTCTCTTCACTCCGCTCACTCGGTATTCGTATGTTTCCCTCGTGATGGTCCTCAGAGTCGAACCTGGTGGATGGAGGTTCCCGGCGTCGTCGAGCTGAACCCCACTGTCGTCGGACTGTACAGATGGCACTGCACCGCCCATACGAGTGGGGGACGTCTGGCCATTGCCAGCGTCGTCCGAGGGCACCCTGCCATCGACTGCGTCTCCTTGGTCGGGTTGTTGTCCCTCCTTTGGACCCACGGCATCTTCATCCTTCGCTCCTACAGCAATCAGGTAAGACGCCGGTCGGTACTTTGCCGGTCCTTCCCTGACACGGTAAAAATCGCTACTTTGCGGACGGGGCTCGTCGGGCCTACTGCCCGGTAGCCCACTTTCATCTTTCGGGGAGTAATCATCGACAAATTTGAAATCTTTTAACGGACTAGGACTTAGATTAGGGTCGAGGTCGTCGAAGTCGGTCTGTGTTTCGTCGCTTTGTTTGGGCCGTTTGGGGCGCCTGTCCCCGGCAGCCTGTAGAAGAGGCCGGTCCTCCTCAGTGTCAGCGTCGTCAGAAGTCGGCAAGGTTAGATCTGTCTGTGACCCTGTAGTTTGCTTCGGAATCTTGCCGTTGCTGGGGAAGCCGGCGTCCCCTGAAAGGAGAAGGAGGAAACCTCCAGCACTCATCGGCTTCAAACCACCACACGGCGGTGCTGGTTGTTACTTTAGCTCTCATGCTACATTGTCGGTTGTTGTCTAGAGGTGCTCAATTTACTCTAGTATAAAGTGCACATGAACGTCGAGGCTATTACTCTACATAGGAATTTGTGCATCTACTATTTAGGTGTGTATTGCTACTTAATTTGTCTACCTTGTGTGCGTTCGTCTCTTCCACTCTATGTTTTAACGTGTTCCCGTATCCAACATCATGAACATGATTCTAATCAATGCCAAGACTTCAAAAGTTTCCCTACAATTCCCAACCATGACTAACATTTTAAGGTTGTTAGTTATCTCAGTCGTTGTTTGATGGCTCGATCGTGGTCATGTTACCACACTATCTCCTGGAAATGAGCGtgttcatgttttgcatttctttgaaataaatcaaataatgGGGTGATAAGGATGCAGAAAGAACAATATGAACACGTCACGATGAGGCGTGGTTTGGTTGCAATGCTTTTTGATCTGCTGTAAAAAGTAGCAAAGATACGTATCAAATCAACGTCATCCAAATATCACCAAATGTCAATAGCGTAAAAATAGGAAAGGAACACGACCACCACGACACAAACACGACTGACACGTCACAAATACGGCTCATACGTCACAGCAGCGTCATCACAAactacacatcacacatacCTACCATTTATCAATATCAATCATATCATCAGCAAAGGATCAGTAAATTCATAACAGATATATATAATGAAATATATGTGATACAACGACCACACACCATGCCATGTTATCAATTGTGGCAAGACAAATCAATAACATCGTTGGATTACTCAGACTAAAGATATCATTCTTAATAATTAGACAGTAGTACATATTCACATTGATCTAATATGATTGTGCATATAACGTTGAAATGATTAGACGataatatcaaaacctaaactGTAGGTTATGATAGGCAGTTGCGACAGTCTTCGGATTCATGTCAGTGAATCGCTTTTAGAGAGATTTCAAATTGGGCGTTTGAGACTCATTCAGTGAACATACTGTGTTGGAATTTTAATGACAGTTGATCTGCTTTCCAGATGTGAAGCGTTTCAACTCAAATTATATAGCCTTCATCTGTTTATACATATGCCTGCTTGTAGGTCACATACTTCACTGCCGGGTCAAACGTACAAAGGTTTTCACTTGTAACCATAACAACGAAACAGTCTGGAGTGCTTTCAAAACACCCCTGTCGGTGGCGATGATTCATAAAGGTGACCCGAAAAGCCCGCGCCATCTAGTAACTTGTTGGGGCACTTTAAGGTATTCTAGACAGCCGCAGTTGTATGTTATAGAAAAGTAATCAATTCTCTTCTTATAATTGATTCTATTTGATATCACTCCGGTTTTTGGCAAATAGCATCTTTAGTTTGAGTCTTTCATATCAGTCATTATACTGTTACGATAAAAAGTACGAATCTAGACTTGATGGCCGTTGAGATGCATTGTAAGGTTTTGACGCCAAGACTGAAGacttggaaaaatatgaaatatggaCAACCTTATCAGTGCACCAATCGATCACTCAAAAAAATGGAATTGAATTTCGCAATGGTCTTGTTTTAGACGATCCTCTGCCATTCACAACGCTCTAAAGTCTATTTGCATGCATTAATTGTGAAAAATGATCCTTCggtgtctttttttctaaattgtcGAAAAGTGCTTAACTTTCTTCGTCGGGATTGGAATCTCCCCAGATGCAACATTAATTTGCTTAAAATTGTCGAGGAGTGATTAACCTAGTTTCTTCGAGATTTTGATATTCCCAAGTGCTACCTTAAGATTTGCCATTATATTCATTGCTGCTATCTGAGGATGCCACCACCTCACAGCAGGGGCCTCCCTACGTGCCTGTGGCACACATCGGTTGTGCCGACTGCTTATCGGACATCGACGTCAAACTAAACATCGGAGACAAACGTCAGCAACCTCTAACCGGGGGCCGTTGAAACCGACGGCATGTTTTTGACtctgaacaaaaaaaatcattgcgATGTGTGGGTTAACATTACTTTTGCTAATGGAAACACGTTCTCTACTCTTTGGAAAATTTGTTCCAAAACACGACCCATGTATGTACGTCAGCGTATTCTTCAGCAGACTGACCTGTGCCGTTTGCTGCCTTCACAAATCCACagggaaaacaaattaaatACCCAAAATACCGAACAGTGATGAGCAATTAGGCACCATCAAACTTCCTCTGCCGTGACTCCCTTTTGACAGGTTCACTTCGGTACGTGACGATGCATGTTAATTACCTATTCATTTCGCTGGGATATAAGTTTGAGATACAGAACTTGTACAGATCCCATGAAACTACTGGAACGTGTCTTTGTTAAGCAGTATTTCCATCTCCTTTAGCACCTTCTGATCGTGGTAATATAATCTGAGCACATAGCCCGTGGGGCATCTACTTGTCTTCGTGAACCAACACACTACGGACATGTTCACCGTGACCTTCATCCATGGACGGAGATAGCAGACATGCACACATTCACCCGAGGGAATACAATCCCAGCTTATTGTATTTGAACTGCCGTTTCTCTAGATTGGGGATATATCATCTAATAATGATAAAGGAATTAAGTATTCCATCCGCCAAACTGAAGACACAATTTATGCTTAATTTCCCCCCTAGTGTAGGCCATCAGTAAAGTTCCCAATGCTAACTGTTGTATGGAGATTTTTGCCATTGATTTTAGGAATTACCTCAGACAACCTAGTCTGCAGGCTCCGGTGCCATCCCGAGGATAAACATTGAAATGTCCCTTATTTCTGCAACTTCCCATCGGCTGGTTGTTAAATGTCACGCGCGTGTGTGGATTGCAAGACTAGATCCAACATGGAATACCTCCTGTCTGGGTCTGTAGGTTAGACACATGTCACACTGCGTCGCAACAATCCGTTAACGTTAAACCAAATTTGATCATACCGAAACTTCATATTCCTATCGACGATATTAAGGTCACAgtcatatttacagtgtttagCTCGTAATGTAAAATATACATGCAAATTCGTAAATGATTGGTCTGATTCATGCATGCAAAGTTACAATAGAATATATTGAGGAGACGATTATGGCAATGGCTTCTATCGAATAGCGCACGTGAATTGCTTTAAACAGGTAATTTAGAATTCAGAGAGCGTCCTGTGTCGCCCCGCCGGGAGAAGGCATGACGTTCCATGGCGCTACATAACGGGAGATCTATGGGCTCCAATCATCAAAATCGGTGGTGCACAGATTTGCACGAGATCTAATGACGGTGAACTGTGTTTCAAATGACTTTTCAGTTACCCTAAAAGACATAGCATCTTTTCCAGATACGCCTTTCTATGATCATCCTCCATAATCTTCGTTATTGTCTTCAATGTCATAAATCAACAACCAAATCGTGACTAGTCTGTTACCTTCCCGCTGTTTCAAACGACAGAGGTATTCGCACATAAAACAAGCGTGAAATTCTCTCAAGGGAGAACGATGTTTAATCAATAAATTGCGATCCTCTTTTTCGCTAAGGTCGCACACGCCATGTTGAAATCGAATATCGCAAACCTTGCCAAGCCTATAAATTGCTTCAAAGGggaacattttctgacacaacgCTTTATTTCTCGAAGTTGGCACTTGTCAAATAATGGTTATCTCTCGATTTTGAGAGGATCAAGACATTACGGTTACTGTTCGATGCCTTTGATAACATCTACGACATTGATGGATGGATCTGCTTGATAGATATTCCCCATCGATATAGAGGCATGGCCGCCCTTCATCCACATCATAATCAAACAGCACATGACCATGCATAATGCTGCGCACTTCATGGCCAAATCACTGCGAGACAATGTCTTTACGTCGTTTGGTCCATGTCGCTGTAGTTGTGACTAGAATGTTTTAAATTGTCTACGCTTTTTTTCAATAGCAATTCTTTTTCATATCATTAAGATGGCCGTCGTGTCAGCTGTCAAAATACAGCTGTAGCTTGAAAAAAGTTACAGAATGGCGGCTCGCCGAGATTTTCTTCGAATTCAGACTTCCAGTGTCAACAATAAAATATCATCGTTGCCGTGTCCCtgacatgacctatttacgacTACTTCTTCTGAGAGACTTTGTACGACAGGAATGCCCGATGTAATTCGTTTCCTAGGGTTTTTAAATTTACCACCTTGCAAAGGTCAAAATCTTTCCGGCACGTCGAGCACTTGGACTTCTTCCAATCCCGTTTGGTCGTTCAGGGTCAGCGGATGGGCGAATTGAATTCCTCAAATAAGGCGCATTTGTCTTTTTTCGCATTCTAAGAGTGTTTTGTTCGGTGACATCCACAACCTTCGTACATAAAACTTCTTGTTTATACATTGCTTGCAGCATTTGCTTTTGAATCTCATTAATTCATCACAAACCCATTGATTTGTTAGATGAAAGTACTAACTGCAGACGATTGTTCTCAATCAGTATTACTACCAATAATGCCTCCAGACAAATGTACATCATTAAAGAGTAATCAGCTACCCGGCATGCTGCACAGTCTTATTGGTAAAATTTGGGATCGTTTTCTTCTTATCTTAAATCAACTGTACCATGTTACAATGGGTTTTTTACATTGTACGCCCGGCCCACTTCTACTGCCAAGTGATTTGGGCATCAGTGCTAATTTCCCTCAGGTTTACAATGAAATAAAGCGCATTGCGTGCTATTTCGGTTTATAAGGTTGAGTTACGTGGCGCCACCCTTCTACCATCTAGACGACTTTTCATTCCCCTGCTATCATTTTATCCTTCCATTTGTTCGTATCACATGAATTATCGATAAGATCCGCTCCTCCATCTCTAAGTCTTCGCCGTGGTTAATCTAATAACTGCCAAAAACCATTTAGCAACGGTTGGACAAGATACAAAAAGAGTTACAACGCTACCAATCTTCAAGAAATAAGAATACGGAAAAAACATTATTGATTGTCTAAACGTATATAATTTCGGACGGTTTCGAATCGACTGTGCAAATGTCTAAGGTTTTGATTTATTTGGCATTTCAGTAGGTGGTTTATTTCTCATAAGACATTACGGATGAAGGAAAATGGGTAAAAGAAGTACCTTCTGTGGGCTTCTTGGCATCCCCATCCGGAGGTTCACCAATGGGCCCGTCCGCGTCTCCATCAGGGATCTTGTGCCCATCGGCATCAGTCAGAGGGATTTTCTCCTCCGCGGAATCGAGGACGCCATCTTTGGGCTCGTCCCCCTCCTCTCTTGGCTTTATCTCGTACCAGTCATCGCCCTCCTTCCCTGGGTGGTGAAAGTTGCACCATGAATATTACAGAATGGGAAACCAAAGAAACCaatgtatttgtatatgtacTCAATTATTAGTCTGAAATTCAACCATATTAGCGTTAGCCATATTGGCGGTGTGAACTTCATTCTCTAGTCACAAGATGTAAAGACACGGTAACCATCGATTTGATATTTTTATTATTCATATAAAGTGCGTGTCAAATATAGAAGGGACTGGTATAGCCTGCATGTTTCATATAATGATAAGTTGCCGATAgtagaattgttttttttatttcacaaaCCTATCGACGAAACAAAAATGGCGGTGTGCCACCCGTCATTTTATAACGCTAACGACGTCAGTCCATTCTACGCAAGCAATCTAAAATTAAAAATTTCCGCGGATGCGCATCTAACCTACTTATTCAGCAATCGCTACATTAATCACCTTCACATTATTTTCAGATTCATATTTTTAGGAAATGGTTGCATGACCTTGTTATTCATGAATTGAACTTGACCTCGTTTTTTCTTAACACACACTTTTAGATCGATCATGTGCAGATTTACATAACTACGTACCATGAGACAAAAAAACAGCCGGCTAACGGATGGCCAGTTGTTAAACGCGAACTGTAATTGGTATGGTGGGAGGTGAAGAATAGCCTATTCCCTACGGATAATTGGACCATTACAATCCAGGTCAGCTATCGGGTGGCATGATTTGATTTCAACAGCTTGTTTTATTACCCGCCCTCTCCACACCTGCGTTCTTAACATAAAATATTGGCAACAAAATTCCGTTCAATCTGCTCAGAAGAAATCTTGTGATGGTCAAAAACATTGATTTTGTGACAAGCATTTTATTATTAGTTTGAAACATGTGGACATCGCACTTTTACCACCAAATCAAACTACTGGAAAGGACTTCTCCTTGAATAAAAATGACCAGTAATGCCAGTAGCAGCCTGGCccacattttgtatatttgaaTTTTACGGTCACTTTGGGAAGGCATCAGTATTCCAGACGTGTACGTGCGCACCGAGGGCCGTCGGGGGCGTTCCGTTACTACATCTATTATGCAAAAAGCGGGGAGGCAACATTGGTCCTACAGCCTCCATAACTGGAACATTATGGAGAAGGGTGGCAGGTGTATGTGAAACCAGTTTGTACATATGTTCTTTTTGAACAGCTCGGATATTCAAGCTGCCGTCAAATAAATAACACAATGGTGACAAAGTAGGCACAAGAATCTGTGACACACTTTCTTGAAACTCTACACGTGGACAGATACTGTAGCTGTTGGGCTGTATGTAACCCTACTGCCCTTATTAATTACATTATCGCAACTGTCGCCTCCATTCAGGGAGCACATTGTACACTTGTCAAGTGGGTATAACATGGGCTCAAAGTTCAGACGTCACTTGTTTGCGAACCAGTCTGCGACCTAGAGATAGGGTGTGACCTCGATAACGTGGCTCGCAGCAACAGCATTATGAGCATAGTCGTTGTGTAATCTTACGACAAACAAGCGAACTATAGCGATGAAAATTGTTATATCTACCTGTCTCAGTAATTAATGCGACACGACGTCAGCTATTGACTTTGAAATGGTTGTAGGAATGTTAATTGTCTTTTACTGAAATACACCATACCAGAAATGCAGCCTGGCCACTAACACACATGACCATGTCATGTCAAACGCCAAGAAAGTTACATTTATTTGCCACAAAAGCACACGACAGACTACTTTAATATGTCGCAgacagaatacatgtatgtctaacaGGTAGTGAGATAGCAACTACTTTTATGTGGTGCGCAAACAGACCCCTCGAAATTACCAATTGAGGGTGAGACATCTACCGTGCTTATTAGGGTGCCTGGCAACAAATAACGGAGTCAATTTTAAGCAATTTTTAACCCATTCTTTCAAACACAAGCCAGAGGTCATGCGGGCACGGCTATGTCTACCAATGAAGACCAGGCCAATCCGCAGTTCGGCAAAACACCGTTACGTCACGTCCCATAAGTGGGAGGGCGATCAGAGGACGACCCAGACATGCTAGTGTTGCGCTATTCGACAAACAAAGACGGGGCAAACCGTCAACGTAGTGGGACTTTGACCTTGGCTATCCCGCCGGAAGATGAGCCATAGTAGCACGGAGGCGCTAAAAACGCTCCCTCCATAAGCCAAAACCTTGAGAAGCCAACCAAGAAGGCTGGCCCGCAGCCTGTCTGATGGCATCTCAAGACCGCAGGCTGCAGAGAACGTCCACTTGTTCCCCGTTCAGCTATGGCCGACGCCTTTGGGGGCGTGGTCAGAGTAACATAAGGTCGCATAGCTCCAAAAAGATTGACAGCGCAAGCAGATCGTCTGTATATTGGAAACAGCAGGCGGATGTGCCGAAAATGGTGGGAAGGCTGCCAGAGATTGAGAACACAGCCTCTCTAGTTTGCCTACCAAAAATGATTCACCATATGACTTGCACCATAAAATGAAGATGTTGAATTTGCTTGCATGCATCAGTAGATGATTCCCAGAGGGAAAGCCCTAAAAGAGGATACTGTGTTCCGAGCCATGCCCTGTACCGTATCAATTTGTCAGCATTATGGGTTAAATATTATGGTGTTGTAATGCAGTTGAGTATGCAAGGGCTAGAAAAACATCCCGCGCCCTGATTGCACTGCCACACACACACCGGTCGGGGCAGCCCATTTCTGCAGAGCGCTCGACCAGAATCacaacacacaaaacaacaccTGGTGCATCATGATGAATGCTTACCTTTAGGAGGTCTGCCCACACACCGGCAGCAAGCACAGCATTTGCAGCACTTGTTTCCCATCTCTCACAAGCCGTCGCCTgtggaaagaaaatgaaaggGAACAGATAAACCGTTAGCTAGCTAGCAAGACAAGCCATGCGATGTGTTTTCGCATTGCGTGGTCCGGGCACCGCTATTTGGTATGTTGCGAGTTCGGAGGTGACACTAAATCACCGAGAATGACAAGCGTCCATCCTTTCCCCGCCATTACGGTCAGCTATGGTGTCCGGGGAATGAATTCCGCGCATACAACAGAGGGCAGTGCTGGGTGAACAGACCTCAACGAGTGTCAGCTCCTCTGACACATTATACTCGTCCACTTAAGCCTTCTTTGTCAGTCATGTCGTGACGTAAATATCAAACGACACAGTACATGATATATACTGAACAACGGCCACGCGCGGTTTACGCGGCAAGGAGTGCCTTACCTTCGGGGAAAAGCCTCCCTCTCCAGTCAGCCAAACCTCAGATATATCCGATTTTTGCAATGTGATCGCAGACAGTATCCTGTTACCATGTGGCCCGTAATGATGTATTTTTCCCCACAGCTGGCTGGTCAGCCGCCCTTCCCTCTCCAAGCGTAGCACACAGAGGCAGCGGGATGTTTGCTTGTACGACGGTACTGGCCGTGCAATGAAAAGTGCAGGATCGATCGCGGATATGTCGCACAGCCAAGCCCCGGTAGGTCGAACCGCTTCTGCGCTGTATCAACCGGCAGACGTAATTTTATTTACATCCGTGGGGAGTTGGCCCTGACCGGTTCAAGGCTAATCGGTATGAACGTGACTTTGTGGACTGTTTACAGATTTCGAAGTGGCAAAGACAACGTATATTTCCGTAGGTGAGATCAACGCTTCAGCCGATCCACGCGTAACCTAAGGGGCCTTGAGTGAAATCCCACCTGCTTGTGTTTACCACAGGTACTACAAACAAATCTACCGTCAAATGTGACGGGTCAATGACCTCTACAGCGACATCACCAACCGTGTCTACGTCTGTTGTCTACATGTCGAGCTGAATAATCCTCCACCGTATCCCATCGACACAACAAGAGGGACACTTCTCCGCACTTCTCTCTCTTCTGTAGTGTTGGTTGCAGAATAACCACGTAGCCTGTTTGCTAAATGTCACAGAGGTCAGAGGGGAGGAGGACACGTTGCCAGGGATCGGGCTAAATTCCAGATGTCTGGGAGAAAGGGTTCTGTGTAACTGTGGCGAGTTCTACTGAGAGGTATTAGTTCAAGCATGGGCGggcgagtttgtggggatatatcagagccccgcctcccaaggaggttgttggcgtcccgagggcgtagcccgaggatgccaacaagctccgCGGGAggggggctctgatatatccccacaaacgaGCCCGTCCATGCTTGAACtgatttagagcacagccatctgtccgaagctaagctaagcatacatattgggaaatagtttgacatgTACACtgacacaaacacaatatgccTAGGAATGTTTGGGTTTCTGATTCTCTTTTTCTTAAAATAATCCCACACCACATGTGGTTTTAATTGTATTGGTTCAGTTTGAGGTGACAGGTAAGGGAGACAAATTAGTTTTCTCCAAGGAGAGACTGTTAAAAAAGCCAGCCTCTTGAGACCTAGAATGGCGCCTTCCTAGGGCAGGTTGTCTGGAGGCTTTCACTTGGCGACTGTAGCTCTACAAGCCATGTCCTCTTTCAACATGTTCGGTGACGAGTTTCTTGAGTATGTGGGAATCGATGTGAATGAGTTTTCAACGCAGCCTGATCCCTTTCCTAATGATGACGTCCTCAAGGCCGAGCCTGCAGAAGTCATCACAGTTTCGGATGACCTTCTAGAGCAGCTTGGCATTGCGAGTGAGGTTTTCTCTCAGCCTGACCCGTTTCTCCTGGAAACCAACCTCTCCACACCACCTGCTCAGCCTGACCCGTTTCTCCTGGAAACCAACCTCTCCACACCACCTGCTTCGGACAGATTCGTGCCTCCAATGACCACCTCAGCCATCGAGGAAAAGATGAAGGGGAGGATTCCTGAGGCGACGAAGCGCTCAACAAAATGGGGGAAAGACGTGTGGGACCTCTGGGCTAGAACCCAGAACTCTCTCCGTACGTTTGAGAGCCTGGAGCCAGGAGACAGGTTTTTCATCATTCCTGTGGATCTGAGTTCAACCTCGGCAGAGGAGATGGATTTCTGGCTCGCCCGATTTGTTTTCGAAATCCGTCGTAAGGATGGCAAGCCCTACCCGCCGAGGACCCTGTACAACATTGTCGCTGCCATCATGCGACACTTGCGGGAAGATTTGTCCAGGCACGACATGAACTTTCTGGACAAGGCGGACATCCGATTCGCGCAGTTTCGAAAGGCTCTGGACGCAAGAATGAAGGAGCTGACCGCACAAGGAGTGGGAACGGTGAAGCGGCAGGCCGACCCTCTAACAACAGTGGACGAGGAGACGCTCTGGGCGACAGGGACCGTGTCGACCAAGACGGCGACAGGATTGTCTTACGGCGTCTTCTTTTACAACTGTAAGATATTCGGCCTCCGCGGTATGGATGAGCATCGCCACCTCCAAGCAGAGCAGTTCACACTTGGGCTGGACCAGAATGGCCGCTACCTCCAGTACACCGGGAGAGTGAGCAAGAATGTTCAGGGCGGGCTCAACCACCGGCAGGTGGATGTCAAGAACATTCGTCAGTATGCGGAAGATGCCAACCCGAGGTGCGTCGTGAACTTGTTCGCGACGTACCTCAACTCCCTGCCTGAAAAGCAGGGTAGCTTCTACCGCCGACCACTCGCCAACACCTGCCCACCAAGGTGTTCTCTGCAAGTTGTGGGGGTAAACAAGCTGAAAACGTACATGAAGACCATGTGTGCCAGTGCCGGGATCCCTATGGAGGGGAGGAATATCACCAACCATAGCGGCAAGGTCACCTGTGCCACACAAATGTTTGCAGCCGGTTTCGACGAGCAAACAATTATGGCGCGGACCGGCCACAGATCAAGTGCAGTGCGGGCATACAAACGTCCCAGCGACGCATTGTTGAAGGATGTGAGCAACACCCTGCAGCCGCCCAAACCACCAAGTCCAACCAAGAACAAGGTTCTGAAGACAACTGCAGCGACGGCTACAACAACAACCGTTACACCACCAAACGCAGCTACAGTGACATCACCAGCTGCCAAAACTCCGACCTCCAACGTTCCAT carries:
- the LOC136439152 gene encoding zinc finger MYM-type protein 2-like gives rise to the protein MSSFNMFGDEFLEYVGIDVNEFSTQPDPFPNDDVLKAEPAEVITVSDDLLEQLGIASEVFSQPDPFLLETNLSTPPAQPDPFLLETNLSTPPASDRFVPPMTTSAIEEKMKGRIPEATKRSTKWGKDVWDLWARTQNSLRTFESLEPGDRFFIIPVDLSSTSAEEMDFWLARFVFEIRRKDGKPYPPRTLYNIVAAIMRHLREDLSRHDMNFLDKADIRFAQFRKALDARMKELTAQGVGTVKRQADPLTTVDEETLWATGTVSTKTATGLSYGVFFYNCKIFGLRGMDEHRHLQAEQFTLGLDQNGRYLQYTGRVSKNVQGGLNHRQVDVKNIRQYAEDANPRCVVNLFATYLNSLPEKQGSFYRRPLANTCPPRCSLQVVGVNKLKTYMKTMCASAGIPMEGRNITNHSGKVTCATQMFAAGFDEQTIMARTGHRSSAVRAYKRPSDALLKDVSNTLQPPKPPSPTKNKVLKTTAATATTTTVTPPNAATVTSPAAKTPTSNVPSRLSIEHPNGLKITMDF